GATCTGTGAACTCGCCGTTTACGCGCGAGTTCGTCGCCAACTTCCGAGAAAGCCCCGCGGCGCTGTCTTACTTCCCCTTACTGGGACTGGGGGCGGTATCGTTTCTGTTGAACCGCAGGGCGTGGCACTGGGCGTGGGCGCTGCCGTGGATCGGCCTGGCGCTCGTGAGCGGTCTCCAGGCTCGGCTCGTACCGTTCTTCGCGGTTGTTGCCGGTCCAGTTACGACCTGGAACCTTGTCGCGTATTTTGCCGGTCGCGGGGGGGCGCCGGTGCGCCCGCGGACGCGATTTGCCCTCCGGGGCCTCACGGTCGCGTTGGCGGTCGGGTTTCTGGTGGCCGCTTGGCCGGGCTGGTTGCAGGGGCCGCCGTTCGAGCCGCGCCGGTGGGCGGTGGAGCCGCCAAGTGCCGTACTGGACGGTGCTGCGTTCCTCCGACGGGCGCACGCGAGCAACTTGTGGCCCCAGGAGTCGCGAACGCTTTACCTCTCTTCTGAAACCGCGTCGGAACTTGCTTGGTTCTGCCCCGAAGACCACGGGTTGCGCGACGAGGGGGCGGTAAAGGAACTGTTGAAAACCGAAGACCCCGAGAAGGCACGCCAGCAGCTCCGCGCGCTGGGCGTGTCACGGGTCGTCGCGTTCGCGGCCGAGTCCGACAGTTCGGCGCGCGAGGCGCTCGCGCGCCTGTTGGCCGATCCGGACGAGTGGCCGGTGCTGCACCTAGCCGGGGGGCTCGTCGTGTTCGGCTGGTGCGATCCCGCTCGGGGTGGAGCGGACTCGTACAACGGGTGGGAAGTGGATTTCACCCGTCTCGCGTTCCGCCCGAGTATTGAGGAGCGTGCGCCGCCCGTGCGACCGGAGAGTCGGCGGTGGTGGGACGCTTTCTGGAAGCCGGCGCCCGCACCCCGTCCGGCGGGGCGGGACGAGGCACTGGTGCTACTCGGGAAGACCGAATCCATGCTCGGTTCGGCCCCGCAGCGCCACCTACGCGTGTGGGCGCCCGGACAAATGGGCGGTCTCGTCGGGGCCGCGAGCGGGTGGAGTACGCCCGCGGGCGCACTCGACGCGACGATCCGCGGGGCGTTCGTCCGGCCGCCGCTCGTGCGGAACGCGCCGCCCCCACAAGTTGCACAACTGGCGCTCGGGTTCGAGCAACGGTTCGAGTACGACCGCGGGCCGGCGCCCGTCGGGATCCTGTACGCGGCGGCGCGGGCCGCTCGGCGCGCGGTCGCGGAGAACCCGAACGACGCGACCGCCTATTTTGCCCTGGGGCAGATTTACGCCGCGCTCGTTCGGACCACATCGGAGCAGAGCTGGGCCGGGCGGGTACCGGACCTCGTGCGCCTTCGGCAGATTCAAGCGAGCGCGGCCCTCAACCGGGCGGTGACCCTGAACCCGAATATGGCCGAGGCCCACCTCGCGCTCGGGCGCCTGTACCTGACGATTAAGTACCTGGACCTGGCCGCCGTCCATTTGCGCGCGTACCGGGACATTCCGGCGAGCCGCGGCGGGCCGAAAAAGGGGGACCGCCAGGCGGAAGCGATCCTCTCCGAACTCGACCGGCTGACAAAAGAAGTGGACGCCCAGACGCGCGCGTTCGCTAGTGAATCGACCCGCTCCTCGGTGGGCGACCGGGCGCTCCTGGCCGACCGGCTCGGGCTGGCGGGCGCGGCCCGCGATCTGCTTCTGAAGTCTGACGTTTCGGCGTTCGGCACGCAGGGCATGGAATTGGAACTCAATCTGCTGTTGCGCACGGGGCGCCCGGAGGACGTGTTGGAGTGGACGACGCCCGAACTGGAGGGCTCGCTCGGGGGCTTCACGTACCACTGGCTCCGCGCGCAATCGCACATTGCACTGGGCGACTACGCGGCGGCGGACACCGAACTGGGGGAGATCATCGAACCGGGGAGCCTGCTCGTCGTGCCGTCGCCGGTCGGGACCGAGGTCGCCGGCGTGGTCAGCAAGGCGCTCCTGGACGCGCAACCCGGCACGTCGTTCACCTCGCAGGTCGTGATGCGGGCGCTGAGCGAATTCGACCTCCGGACCCGGATGACGCAAATCGGACTGAAACTGGGCCAAGTGGCCGATATGTCGGTGCTCCGCGGGGTGGTCGCACTGGAAGCGGGAACGATCGATCGCGCTCGAGATTCCTTCCGCGCCGCGCTAACGTACTCGCCCAACCGCTGGGGCGGCGGCGAACTGGAGTTCCCCGGGCGGTGGGTCGCGTGGGCGGGTCTGGCACTGATCGGGAGCGCCGATGCGAAGCCGGTCCGCGCGCCTTGACAGCCGCAGTTAGCGCGTGGTCTGTCGGTACCACTCGCGCAGGCCCGCTTGTGCCCGCACGTCCGGCTCGAACCGGAGCGCGGTTTGATGCTCGCGCTGGCCGGCAGCCGGGTCGCCACGTTTGTGCAAACAGGCGCCGAGGTACGTGCGCACCTGCGGGTGCAGCGGGTTGATGCGCAGCGCCGCACGGCAATCTGCTTCGGCCCGCTCCCAGTCGTTGCGCGCGAGGTGTACGATCGCGCGACTGAGGAGCGGATCGACCGCGGTCGGGTTGACTCGGAGGCGCGTATCGGCCGCCTCGAGGGCTGCGTCGTATCGTTCCGCCAGCGTCGCAGCTTCGACCAACCCGGCCAGGGCCGTTTCCGATTCCGGGTTCAGAGCGAGTGCGTTCCGCGCGGCGCGAAACTTCTCGACGGCTTCGGCCGGATCGGACCGCGTGGACGCGAGCGCTCGCCAGGCGTCCGCGTCGCCCGGCCACCGAGCGAGTGAGGCGCGTAATCGCTCGGTCGCGAGTGACCGCAAGTCGCTGCGGGTTGTGATTTCGGGAGGCAGTCGCTTCTTGGCGAACCCGACGAGCGCGATCCCGAGATCGCGCTCGCGTTCGTCATCGGTGGGGGAGAACGGACCGCTGCGGAACCGCAAGAGCGGGGGCTCCGCGAAGGGCAAACCCTTCGGCACGGGGCCGGTCCCGGCGGTCCGCGGTACGCGGTGGTTTGTCACGCTAGCGTGGATGATGTTGGCACTCGCGGCCTTGGGCATATGGCACGCGACGCAGCTATCGTTCTTCGCCCGCCGGTCCGGTTCGGGTAGGGCGCATCCCTGCGATTTGTGGCAGCTCAAACATCGCTGGCGGTAATACGCGTCGCGTACCGGGGCGTCCGGGGCCGAGTGCGGGTCGTGGCAGCTCGTACACAACAGCGCGCCGCGACTCCCGGTGAAACAGCGGCTCTGTTCCATTTGCTCGAACTGGCCGACCGAGCGGTTCGCCGCGGCGAGGTCCGGGTGCCGGACGTACACGCTGACGAACTGCTCGAACGGTAGCCCCGGCCGGTACTCGAACAGATCACGCCCCCGCCGGGGTACTCGTTCTTCCCCCTGAAGGTGGCACTGTTCGCAGATCGCGGATTGGAGTGCGGGCGCGAGGTGCCGCGGGTTCACGATGGACGTGTCCGTTTGAGGGGCTGTGCCCGCAGTGCGTTCGGCGACGTGCAGTGTGCCCGGTCCGTGGCACCGCTCGCACCCGATCGCGGCCTGGACGGGGAGCAGTGGTTCGCGGTAGCGGTTGTCGGCCCCGGGAACGGGTTCGACCCGGTCCACGTGGCAGTAGAGGCACTCGGGCACGATCGCGCGTCGGGCCATGCTCCCGAGGTGAAACCCGGGCGAAACGTCCCACCGGTCCTCCGGCCCGAACCAACTCACGGGCGTTTGCCAGACGGCCCCGCTCTCGACGCTCAGGTACGACCGCCCGCGGGTGCCGGAGCCGATCGCGATTTCGGCCGGGATGATGACATCATCCACAGGAACCGGAGTCGGTTCCAGCACGCGAACCCGGTGCCGCACTTCTGTAGGCGATTTTTCGATGCTGAGGGCGAACGGCCCGGAGGTGAACTCGGTGCGCCCGGAGGGGGCGTACTTTTCGATGGGCGTCGCTTGGGGTACGAGCGCCGCGGACCGGCCCATCGGGTGCGCGTGGTACGACTTCGTGAGTGCTTGGTGGCACTTCGCGCACGCTGCATCACCGACGTAACCAACTCCCGGTTTTACGTTTCGGTATGGGGAATCGAACACGACGCGGGGATCGGGCGGCGGCTGGTCTGGTTGTGGCGGTCCGGGTTCTGGCGATACGAGAGGCGGAGTGGGCAGGGTAAAATACCAGGCGGCCAACGCCGCGGAACCGAGGAGCACAAGTACCGCCCCCAGGAATATCAAGCGGCCGGAACGGGAGAGGTGCATCGGCGAAGCCCGGTGAGTGGATCACGTGCCCGCTAATATACCTCACCGCGCCCGCCGTTCGAGGCCACAGAAGGATGCGCTGTGCCCCCTCTGTGGCCCTCGAACGCCTACGGGCGCCTAGATCCGATGACCGCGCACGTTTTACGCCCCACCCTTGTCGAGTTCGGCCACGAGCGCGCGGATGAACGGCTCGGCGTCGGAAACGATCCCCACGGTCTGTGTGCTCCCACGGTCCATGAGCTTGGTGACCGTCGCCGGGCTGATGTCCACGCACGCGACCTTCACCCACGCGGGAAGCAGGTTGCCCACTGCGATCGAGTGCAGTGTCGTGGCGACCATCAGGCAGAAGCCCACACCCGGGATGAGCTTGCGCATCGCGTCCTGGGCCGCGAGCGCGTCGGTGACGACTTCCGGCAGCGGGCCGTCGTCGCGGATGCTGCCCGCGAGCACGAACGGCACGTTCCGGGTCGCGCACTCGTACATGATACCGCTCTTGAGGCGCCCGGCCTCGACCGCTTTCTTGATGCCTCCCATTCGCCGGATCGTGTTGATCGTGCGCAGGTGGTGCTCGTGCCCCTCGTCGGTCGGCAACCCCCGGTCGAGCGAGACGCCGAGACTCGTGCCGTAGAACGCCTGTTCCATGTCGTGGGTGGCGAGCGCGTTACCCGCGAACAGCACGTTAATGAACCCCTCGCGCACGAGCTTCGCGACCAGCTCGGCCCCGCCCGTGTGAACGACCGCCGGCCCGAGGACCGCGAGCACTTTGTCGCCCGCAGCGCGCGTCTTGCGCATCGCGCTGGCGATCTCGCGCACACTGACGGCCTTCGGGCGCTCGCTCGAAACGGGGCTGGCCATGAACTCGAACAGTTCGTGCTTGCGCATCTCGGCTTCGGGCGGGAACACGCGCGTTCCCCGGCGCCCGACAAGCACGCGGTCGCCGGTTTTTACGGCCGTCATGGGGAGGCACCGGGCCGCACCGCCCTCGGGATCGACCACGATCCCACAATCCATCTCTTGGTCCTCCACGTCCACCCATTCGCCGTTCAGCTTCACCTGCGTGCGGAAGTTGGTGGAGCAGTAGAACCCGTCCGGAAACGCGCCGTCTACGTCGGCCGCGACTGTGCGGCAGTCCTCCGACTGCGCGGGCACCGCGCCGTGCGGGTGGACCTCCGCGAGGATCGCGTCGAGTTGTTCCGACGAGTCCGCGCGCACCTCGATGCGCACGAAGCTGGGGTCGTCCTGGCGCTCGCCGAGTTTCAGCGTCTCGATGTGGTACCGCCCGCCGCGCGACAGGATCGCGTCGAGCACCTTCGGCAGAAGGAGCGAGTCGACGATGTGGCCGGTCATTTCGACGTGTTCGACGTGCGGTGCGGACATGGCGTGAACCTCCTCGACCCGTGCGGCGTCGTTACGGGCGGCGCGCGATGAACCCGTCCGCGCATCGCCCCTTAATAACCTTGATACCGGGACCGGCGCGGGAATACGAGACGGCCATGAGCGACAGCCTGGGCGACCGGATGAAGCGGTACGAGGGCGCGGAAACCGGTCGGCGCCTGATGCCGCTGTTGCCCGCGCTCGCGCGGCTCGACGGGCGCGCGTTCCGCTCGTTCGTGCGCGGGTTGGAGAAACCGTTCGACAAGCGCCTCTCCGATCTCATGATCGATACCGCAACGTTCCTCGTGCGCGAAACGAACGCGGTGGTGGGTTACACGCAGTCGGACGAGATCACGCTCGCGTGGGTGCCGAGGGAGTGCGACACGCAGGTCTTCTTCGACGGCCGCATTCAAAAGATGACGTCCACGCTGGCGGCCCTGTGCTCGGCCCACTTCAATCGAAGGTTGCCCGCGCTCTTGCCCGGCGAATTCGCTGACCGGCTACCGGTCTTCGATTGCCGCGTGTGGAACGTTCCGACACTGGAAGAGGCCACGAACGCCTTCTTGTGGAGGGAACTGGACGCGACCAAGAACTCGATCGCGATGGCGGCTCATGCGCACTACGAGCACCGAGAATTGCACGCCAAGAGTGGTGCGGAGATGCAAGAACTGCTCTGGAAGAAGGGCGTAAACTGGTCCGACTACCCGACGGTCTTCAAACGCGGCACCTACCTCCGGCGCCGGACCGTTTCGCGTCCGTTCACCGTGACCGAACTGTCCGCACTGCCCGCGAAACACGCTGCCCGCAGCGATCCCGCGTTGGTCGTGGCGCGCACGGAATGCGGCCCGTGTGATCTCCCGCCACTCGTCCGTGTGGAGAATCGTGTCGGAGTGCTTTTCTATGGCGAAGTGCCGCGCTCGAAGTCCATTGGCGCTCAATCCCGTACCAGTTGACAAAAGCCGCTGAAACGCTGCCAGTTCGTTCTGGTGGCGAGGTGCCGGGAGCAAGTTGGTGGGAGTAGAACAAGTCAGGGTGTTACGTCGTCGTATTCGATCGCCGCGCTCTTCACTTCCGCGTCTAGGAGCCTGTTCACGTCCAGGTTGCGATACGCGACAACCAAATCGTCTGCATTTTTGAGCCTGATGGACAAGGTGACTCGCTGCTTCCCGTTACTTGATGTGGCATGCACGCGGACGATCGCGAGTCGGTCCGGCGGCTCGTCGAACAGTTTGAGCTGCTTTGGATCGATTTTGAATGTGGAGAGCAAGTCCCGGACGGTACGTAATTCTGCGAGCCGCCCGCCGACTTTTGTTTGCTGCTCGGCCTGCTGTCGTGACAGGGATGCCGTCGGAGGTGTGGCCGAACTCGGAAAGGGGCCGAGGACGATCAGTGCGACCGCAATGACGGCTCGAAGCACGGTCAGAACCTCCAGCAATCGGCCCGGTACTCGCTCCTGTACCAAATCGATGGCTTCCGGCCCTTCCCAATCACTATAACCGCTTTTGCCGCAAGGGGAAACGGAATGAGTAAAGTAACTATATCCGTCTTTCCAGAAAGCAACACGCGGCAAAAAATTAGGTGCGAGAGTACAGATCCCGGCAAGATTTCCCGTTGGTGAGAACCGTCTATGTTCCTAGAATCACTGAGGACGGACACAGATTGGCGGGGTTGACTAGCAGCAAATGCTGCAGTAATTTGACCTCAACAATCGGAGTGCTTTTCCGCGTAACTAGTCACGGTGGCTGTAGCTCAGTTGGTTAGAGCGCCAGATTGTGGATCTGGAAGTCGCGGGTTCAAATCCCGTCAGTCACCCTAGATTTTAAGGCTTTTCGCTTGGGGACGTGATCGGTTGCTGTAGGGGCTGCGGTAGCTGCTGTACCGTGGAGAATCCCCAATGGCTCAGCGTCCTTTTCCTGCCTACTGCCTTCACCGGGCAACGGACCAAAGTTTTTGCACGCTCCGAGAAGGTGACAGGCGAAAAGTTCACTACCTCGGTCCCTTCGGTTCGGAACCCAGCCTCACCAAATACGCCGAACTGCTGAAACGGGCGGGGCTGTCCCCTGCAATCGTGGAATCAGCAGTTGTTGAAGCCAAAGCCTCGATCAGATCAGGTCGGGGGCCGCTTCCGGGTGATCGCCCGAATTCTGGTCCCGTCACCGTGTTGGCCCTTTACAACGCTTTTCAACAGTGGGCACCTTCCCACTACCGTCTCCCCAGTGGCGTCCTGAGTTTTGAGATCGATAACTTCCGCCACTCTTTCCGGGAGTGCTTGGATTTACTCGGGAGCCGTTCCGTTGACACTCTCGCCCGTTCGGATCTGCTTGCGGTTCGGCAGCGGATGGTGGATCGGGGACTGTCCCGGAAGGTCATCAACCAGCGGATCGGTCGCGTGGTGCGGGTGTTCGTCTGGGGCGGGGATGAGGACCGGCGATTCGTACCTGATTCAGTGGCTTCCGCTTTCCGTCTCGTGAAACCGCTGCAACCGTTCAGAGGCGGGGCACGAGAAACAGAACCGGTTGAAGCTGTTCCCCTAGCGGATCTGAGGGCCGTAATCGATTCCAGCTACCCCGTGCTCGCAGCAATGCTCACGTTGCAACTGCTTACCGGATGCAGACCCGGCGAAGTGCGGATGCTCAGAAAGCGAATGATTAAGCGAACGGACAACGAGTGGGTGCTGGACTTCGAGCGGTCGCACAAAATGGCTTACCGGGGGAAGCGAAGAATCGTTCCAATTGGCCCCCAGGCTCTTTTGCTGCTCCAACCCTGGCTGGCTCAATGTGAAGCGGATCAGCACGTCTTTCGGCCCGAACTGGCTCCCAAAACGAATCGCCGGAACTTGGGACCGAGTTACACGAGTGCGACGTACACCACGGCAGTGCTACGGGCGTGTGCAAAGGCGGGCGTAGTTCCGTTTGGTCCCAACCGGGTGCGTCACTTGGCGGCTACAGAAATTCGACAACAGTTCGGATTGGAGGCGGCTCAGGCGGTACTCGGGCACTCGCACTATTCGACCACCGAGCGGTACGCCTCTTTGGTACCCGACTTGGCCAAAACGGTTGCTAAGAAGCGGGAGTGACCGGGTACAAAAAAAGCCCCGACCACGAAGGCCGGGGTGGTGGTTACTGCAAGAGCAGTGCGGGTTCTTTAACAGCCCAAGTTCGGTTCTCATTGCTCTGTCGCGGAGTTGCCCAGCGAGTGTTACCCGGTTCGTAATTTCCCGCTCCGTCCGGGTAGCGATCGAGTACGTAATCTGGTCCCGGCTGAGGTCCGCAGTCGCGGAAGAACTGCACGAAATCGGAATCCCAGTGAGGGTGGATCTGAATACCCTTTTGCTGGTAGTGATTCCGGTTTCGGCAGCGGTTCTTCATGTCCAGCCACTTCTTGTACTCGCGGATGCGGTTCTTGCTCTTGGTGAGAACGTCTTCCTCTGTGGTCGGGGAGGAGAATCGGGGGTAGTCGCAGAGGTCGCACTTCAAAGCTCCGTTCCGAAAAGCTTGCCCCTGAACCACGTAAAGTGAGTTGCACCGGCAGCAGCGAACTTGCCAGTGAAGGGACCGGGACGCACCGGGGTAACCGGTCGGAGTAAGGGCTTCAAAATGAGCAACCACGTCGCCCGGATTCGTCTTCCGCTTGGTGGCCCGCTCCCGAAATTGCTCGTCCGTCTCTGCTCCCCAGTAGAGATTCGTCAGCTCGCAGTTGGTTCTGTCCGAGTCCTTAAATTGGCAAAGCTCACCTTCTCGGGGCGGACCGCTGAAAGTTTCCAAAACGAGCAAGTGCAGCCTGTGGCGAACTGTCTTCCCGGACACTGACAAGGACACACAAGAGTATCCAGCAACGTCCGCGTGCGGCAAAACGTAACTGACTCTTCCGTGTAGAGTGCATTTCACCCGTCCCAAGTCACTCACCTCGTACCCTTCAGCACCCGAAACTGCTCTCCAATTCTCTTGCATAGATCTCCAATGAAAAACCCCAGCCTGAAAACAGACCGGGGTGGCGGATGAACTTGTTGTTACTTGTAACAGTGTCAGATCAGAAGTGGGGAGTGAAGCACTAGCCGAGAGCACACTCCTCCCGATCCCGTTGGCCAAATCCCCACCCCGTAACTAAATCGCTTGTAACCAGTCAAACTACTTGTGGGATTGGAGAATCCATCAGATATCGTACCACCTTCTTTTCGCCCTTCCTCCAGTAGTTCCAATGAGAGAGGCACCGGCAGTAAAACTCACGCGAGTGATTCCCATCGGACTTGAGCTTGGATGTCATCAGGAACTCACCCAGCACGCGGTCTTGGCAATCGGGAGAGGGTCCGCTGCGATCCCGAACGGCAGTCCAGAACTCCAGTGCAGCGTTTTCATCAACCCGCTTGGTGGTGACAATAGCAGCCGCTACTGGAACTCGGTGAAGCAGTGACCCCTTCAGTTTGTTACCAGTCAGCTTGTACAGCCACAACACCTCATCCGTATGCTCGTTAAGTACCTCAGCCCGTTCTGGAGCTGTTAGAGCGTGCCGAGTGGAATCTTCAGAAGAGCCAACAAAACGTCCCTGAGTGGTAGGATCTTCAGCAAAGGCCAGAGCAGCTACAGCCAGATTGATGAACTTGCCGTCCACCTCATCCAGAGAGGGAATACAGGCCGATACCGCTTTGTTAATGTCCCCTGATGATCTACCCTGAACAGTGGAGTCGTAAGTGTTGTACAGCCGAGCCACGTCAGCCAGCGTATCACAGACGTACTCTTCCACGATAGCCAACAGCGGAGGGATTCGGGGAAGGTCAAGTTGCGAGAACAGGGTGCTGGTGTGCTTACCGTTTACCCTGTAGAACTTCTTGGTCTCTTTGCAGAACGCCTTGGCCCACACGACGGGACGGAACTCTCCACTTTCGAGATACCGCTGGTAGACCTCCAACCGCCGATCAGATAGTGGACGGTCCGTATGAGCAGCTTCCATGTTAGCAAAATTGTTGGCCAACTCGGAAGTCACGTAGGTAGCTTCGGGCACGCCGTTCAAAGTCCAAACCATATTCAGTCTCCGATGATAGATTGAGTTAAATGGCTCAGGTCATGAAATCGCTGGGGGTGGCCTGCTCGGGCTACTAGATTTCTTCCCTACTTCTGTTAAGCAAAGTAAGGGGCTTGGTACGCTTACGACCTTCCCAATCCTCACTCAGGCTCGCGGACTTTACCGATCCCAAGCTGCTCAACGTCTCTTTGGTGAACTTGATCTTGTGCTCTTTGCACCACTCCTCGAATGGCCGCTCTGGAACTTCAGTTACAAGTAACTCAACCTGCTTACGATCAGCGGAGAGCCTCCAGCGTCGGACCACGGACTGAGGGAATGGAGAGTTTTCTTTACTACTTAGTATCTGGATTACTTTGGGCAGGGTTATCGAGTCAGAGTTTTGGGCCTTGGTGTTGGGAACGGACAGCTTGAACACGCTTTGCTCGTGACTTAGCAACTCTTCCTGCTCCTCTGTGGGTAGTTCATTGAAGGCGAGTGCAACCCGATCGTGTAAGGACCGGTGGCTCCATCCGTTGATCCATTTTGGGTTCTCTCCGTCGTGGAGGGGCATTTTAAGAAACCACCTCAAGGGCAAAGAGAAACGGTCGTTCCAGTAGCGGTTGTTGTTGGGGTTGTTAAAGGCCCAAGTTTGGTACTCGGATGTTCCTTTCTTTGGCGGCTTCTGATACAGTTTCCAGCCGCTCCGCTGCTGCACACCCAGAGCCTTGTACCCACGACCTCTCTTATCACCTTTCTCAATTAGCCAGTCTCCGAAGTGCCTTCGTAGTTGGTGACAGTTCGGTTGAATTTCCATCGCCTCCCACCATTGATCTTCAATTCCTTTCTTAATCAGCCAGCCTATCAACTTCTGGAGGCGGCTTTCGTCGTCAAGAGCCTTGCTCCATCGCTTCAATAGTAGCTCAAATATGCTCATTGCTGGTGCGTAAAGCCTCCAAGTCGTTGGTCCTTCACTTGTCTCGTCCTTCATCCTTAAATAGGAGCATTTCCAGGTGTCCAATTCCGATCTCATCCAGCCCGGTGACTACTTGATCTGGTACCGGAAGAATCGCTCTCAGCCTTGGAAGTTGGTCAACCGTGCGGGTAGTTGGCCAATAGCAGTTCGACTGATTGGAGTCGGCTATTCCAATGGTGAGTGGTTCGTTGGCGAGCAGGGGAGGTGGTTCCCGAAAGGGGACGACTACGATACACCCAAGGTCGAATCCCTCCCTCCCCGAGTCACCAGCCTGCGTCCAGATCCCAAAGCGGTGGAGATTCAGGAGCAGTTGGCCGTCGCCATGTAATAGAGTGCGGTCACGTCTTTTTTCTCTTCTTGGGCTTGGCTTTGGGCTCGTCGCAAGTAGAGGATTCAATAGCCTCCAAAAGCTTCTCTGCAGCTTGAGAACCGCCCCTTATCACGGCTTCGGCAACCTCAATTGTTAGATTCGACAGTAGAGGGTCGATGGCGGACGGTATCTTCTCTAAGTCTGCAAGTCTTGATCTGTTTCGCGTCATTGTCTTTTCCAGCTTGGTAGCATTGGAAGGTTTGGTTACTTCGCCTTGAGCGTTCACGCTCGCCTTTGTATCCTTCTCGAATGTCGCGTAAGCTTCAGTCACCTTTTCCATGCCGTCTGCCGCAAGCTTTAAAATGGTGAGTCCGGACTCCTGCTGCTGATTAAAGGTTCCAAGGGCTTTCTGGAGTGCTTTTTCGAGTCTGCTCACGGTGTTTGCAATCTCCTTAAACGAGAATTTGGCGTATCTCACAAGCTTGGGGTCTAAAATGTCTACTACTTCTCGATCTTTGGGTTCCAATCCGATCATCTCAGCTCCTGCCATCTCCTTCCGACCTAGAGCCGCACTCACAGTTTTCGCCATTGGTCCCCAGAGCATCCACCCACCATCGGAGGGCTCAAACAAAACCGATTGGCCTGGAGTTAACCTCTTGTGCTTGAGGTGGATTGTCCTCATCACGCGGTAAGCAATGGCTTTAACTTTCTCACTATCAGAGCCTCGCTTAAGAAGGAGTTGAGCTTCTTTGTGCGGATATTGAGATCTGGCCCAAGCTTTAACTGACCGTCCCTTCTTTCCAGCCCCTCTCAACCCTCTAGCCTTGCCTGAGCTGAGTGGACACTCTCCAGGTTTAGCCAAGATCTGGTTCCGTATCCCTTCAGACAAATCTTCCAAAAGAAGAGTGTCCGTTCCAGAGCAGGTACTAAATTTTTTACTCCACTTTTTGTCGATCTCATCGGGTGGTCCGCTGACAATGCTAGGTCTCAGCCGGGAGTTGTTTTGGAAATTTAGCTGATACTGCTGGGCAAGGGTTTTTCGGAGGTGTTTGCAAATTGCCGAGCGGATATACCACCCGCGATTCTCGATCCTATTCCCTTTGCTATCTATACCTCGGTCCGCGTTCTCAAGCACTCGCAGCCCGCTCTTGGTAAACAAGAAAGAGAATGCCTCTTGTTGCCAATCGTGCTGCCGATCTATCTGATGCCAATCCAGCTTTCTTTCCTCGCTTTTCCCATCATCATACCCGTTGTCATCCGGTTGATGCCAGTCGTCAACCGTTTGATGCCAGTCTTTAATGTTAAACTTGCGGTTGCAAACCCTATTTCCCTCCATTTGTTTCTCGTC
This region of Gemmata massiliana genomic DNA includes:
- a CDS encoding tetratricopeptide repeat protein, translated to MLSQLSVSSPRAEEKGRLSVASSRPAPALPFALAFIGLFGVLLASFPGRDSDIWRHLVAGRELVSRPGTIGPAWLYDLATYAVHSAAGGGALVLAKALVVGAIALLVFQMSRARGGRLLPLAISGLAVLALGSRVLLQPATFSVFFLTVTAWLLFRDPRPVDRARSWWPGWYLVVLFVVWGNVDQNVVIGVCVVALIAFGRLLDARSPSAFWPGAGRATAGIVVLVVAACAGPAHIHNLQVPVELKRALAALREEGVGGSVNSPFTREFVANFRESPAALSYFPLLGLGAVSFLLNRRAWHWAWALPWIGLALVSGLQARLVPFFAVVAGPVTTWNLVAYFAGRGGAPVRPRTRFALRGLTVALAVGFLVAAWPGWLQGPPFEPRRWAVEPPSAVLDGAAFLRRAHASNLWPQESRTLYLSSETASELAWFCPEDHGLRDEGAVKELLKTEDPEKARQQLRALGVSRVVAFAAESDSSAREALARLLADPDEWPVLHLAGGLVVFGWCDPARGGADSYNGWEVDFTRLAFRPSIEERAPPVRPESRRWWDAFWKPAPAPRPAGRDEALVLLGKTESMLGSAPQRHLRVWAPGQMGGLVGAASGWSTPAGALDATIRGAFVRPPLVRNAPPPQVAQLALGFEQRFEYDRGPAPVGILYAAARAARRAVAENPNDATAYFALGQIYAALVRTTSEQSWAGRVPDLVRLRQIQASAALNRAVTLNPNMAEAHLALGRLYLTIKYLDLAAVHLRAYRDIPASRGGPKKGDRQAEAILSELDRLTKEVDAQTRAFASESTRSSVGDRALLADRLGLAGAARDLLLKSDVSAFGTQGMELELNLLLRTGRPEDVLEWTTPELEGSLGGFTYHWLRAQSHIALGDYAAADTELGEIIEPGSLLVVPSPVGTEVAGVVSKALLDAQPGTSFTSQVVMRALSEFDLRTRMTQIGLKLGQVADMSVLRGVVALEAGTIDRARDSFRAALTYSPNRWGGGELEFPGRWVAWAGLALIGSADAKPVRAP
- a CDS encoding multiheme c-type cytochrome, which gives rise to MFDSPYRNVKPGVGYVGDAACAKCHQALTKSYHAHPMGRSAALVPQATPIEKYAPSGRTEFTSGPFALSIEKSPTEVRHRVRVLEPTPVPVDDVIIPAEIAIGSGTRGRSYLSVESGAVWQTPVSWFGPEDRWDVSPGFHLGSMARRAIVPECLYCHVDRVEPVPGADNRYREPLLPVQAAIGCERCHGPGTLHVAERTAGTAPQTDTSIVNPRHLAPALQSAICEQCHLQGEERVPRRGRDLFEYRPGLPFEQFVSVYVRHPDLAAANRSVGQFEQMEQSRCFTGSRGALLCTSCHDPHSAPDAPVRDAYYRQRCLSCHKSQGCALPEPDRRAKNDSCVACHMPKAASANIIHASVTNHRVPRTAGTGPVPKGLPFAEPPLLRFRSGPFSPTDDERERDLGIALVGFAKKRLPPEITTRSDLRSLATERLRASLARWPGDADAWRALASTRSDPAEAVEKFRAARNALALNPESETALAGLVEAATLAERYDAALEAADTRLRVNPTAVDPLLSRAIVHLARNDWERAEADCRAALRINPLHPQVRTYLGACLHKRGDPAAGQREHQTALRFEPDVRAQAGLREWYRQTTR
- a CDS encoding ornithine cyclodeaminase, which translates into the protein MSAPHVEHVEMTGHIVDSLLLPKVLDAILSRGGRYHIETLKLGERQDDPSFVRIEVRADSSEQLDAILAEVHPHGAVPAQSEDCRTVAADVDGAFPDGFYCSTNFRTQVKLNGEWVDVEDQEMDCGIVVDPEGGAARCLPMTAVKTGDRVLVGRRGTRVFPPEAEMRKHELFEFMASPVSSERPKAVSVREIASAMRKTRAAGDKVLAVLGPAVVHTGGAELVAKLVREGFINVLFAGNALATHDMEQAFYGTSLGVSLDRGLPTDEGHEHHLRTINTIRRMGGIKKAVEAGRLKSGIMYECATRNVPFVLAGSIRDDGPLPEVVTDALAAQDAMRKLIPGVGFCLMVATTLHSIAVGNLLPAWVKVACVDISPATVTKLMDRGSTQTVGIVSDAEPFIRALVAELDKGGA
- a CDS encoding tRNA(His) guanylyltransferase Thg1 family protein; protein product: MSDSLGDRMKRYEGAETGRRLMPLLPALARLDGRAFRSFVRGLEKPFDKRLSDLMIDTATFLVRETNAVVGYTQSDEITLAWVPRECDTQVFFDGRIQKMTSTLAALCSAHFNRRLPALLPGEFADRLPVFDCRVWNVPTLEEATNAFLWRELDATKNSIAMAAHAHYEHRELHAKSGAEMQELLWKKGVNWSDYPTVFKRGTYLRRRTVSRPFTVTELSALPAKHAARSDPALVVARTECGPCDLPPLVRVENRVGVLFYGEVPRSKSIGAQSRTS
- a CDS encoding tyrosine-type recombinase/integrase; translation: MLTLQLLTGCRPGEVRMLRKRMIKRTDNEWVLDFERSHKMAYRGKRRIVPIGPQALLLLQPWLAQCEADQHVFRPELAPKTNRRNLGPSYTSATYTTAVLRACAKAGVVPFGPNRVRHLAATEIRQQFGLEAAQAVLGHSHYSTTERYASLVPDLAKTVAKKRE